One region of Culex pipiens pallens isolate TS chromosome 2, TS_CPP_V2, whole genome shotgun sequence genomic DNA includes:
- the LOC120425579 gene encoding uncharacterized protein LOC120425579: MTKPRWKRLTALLLINCTLLALISNVRCDDYKSSSGEDSTSDDADDHAKATGESLISAQLFAIIDLYKQEDPVGLPGATVPDPMPIPEIKQSFSIAKMHMKNVLAYGLSKFRIKLFKTELNTMKVQTGVQIDEMLVKGNYTLSTFFNRAEGPFTVILKNVLTKGNVSLGVDRDGKVRTQDISLDIAFDDMSMDFQNLGFMGSIFQSVVNSASNLVFDTIKPFMLSEAYTKIREEIDTRVENMTTEHSILFPNSISPLDMAIGEARTMVRNKHFDPYLIPDYNTTAGIFGMQTTHTWIRGVSSFYRYGDIGILMQNNTVSLTMQVGTQRIMGSTQWEVSMGRGMVTRAGQAQFTVEHIKVSFEVQQPLDLRRKPKLNDLQLELGNIQVRCDGAGTLDYVVEAAVNILPNLLRYQIMDAIENPLKTRIQEKLDCVNVEQMVKKHVVEYEKRGFDMELDLKIC, translated from the exons ATGACGAAACCACGCTGGAAGCGCTTAACCGCGCTATTGTTGATCAATTGTACCCTGCTCGCTCTTATCAGCAACGTTCGATGTGACGACT ACAAGTCCTCTTCCGGCGAAGATTCCACCTCGGACGATGCGGACGACCACGCCAAGGCTACCGGAGAGAGTCTCATTTCGGCGCAGCTGTTTGCGATTATTGACCTGTACAAGCAGGAAGATCCGGTTGGGCTGCCGGGCGCGACCGTGCCCGATCCGATGCCTATTCCGGAGATTAAGCAGTCCTTTTCGATCGCCAAGATGCACATGAAGAACGTGCTCGCGTACGGGCTGTCCAAGTTCCGGATCAAGCTGTTCAAGACGGAGCTGAACACGATGAAGGTTCAAACGGGGGTGCAAATCGACGAGATGTTGGTGAAGGGTAACTACACGCTGAGTACGTTCTTCAACCGGGCGGAAGGTCCGTTTACGGTGATCCTCAAGAATGTACTGACGAAGGGTAACGTGTCACTGGGGGTCGATCGTGACGGCAAGGTTCGCACGCAGGACATCAGCCTGGACATTGCGTTCGACGATATGTCGATGGACTTCCAGAACCTCGGCTTCATGGGCAGCATCTTCCAGAGTGTGGTCAACTCCGCCTCCAACTTGGTCTTCGATACGATCAAACCGTTCATGCTGAGTGAGGCGTACACCAAAATCCGGGAGGAGATCGACACGCGCGTTGAGAACATGACCACCGAGCATAGCATCCTGTTCCCGAACTCAATCTCCCCGCTCGACATGGCCATCGGCGAAGCTCGAACGATGGTCCGCAACAAACACTTTGATCCGTACCTCATTCCGGACTACAACACGACGGCCGGCATTTTCGGCATGCAAACCACACACACCTGGATCCGAGGCGTGTCCAGCTTCTACCGCTACGGAGACATCGGTATCCTCATGCAAAACAACACCGTCTCCCTAACCATGCAAGTCGGAACGCAACGCATCATGGGATCGACCCAGTGGGAAGTTTCGATGGGCCGCGGAATGGTCACCCGAGCCGGCCAGGCCCAGTTCACCGTAGAACACATCAAGGTCTCCTTCGAAGTGCAGCAACCCCTGGACCTACGCCGCAAGCCCAAGCTCAACGACCTGCAGCTGGAGCTGGGCAACATTCAGGTGCGCTGCGACGGCGCCGGAACGCTGGACTACGTCGTCGAGGCCGCGGTCAACATCCTGCCGAACCTGCTGCGCTACCAGATCATGGACGCCATCGAGAATCCGCTCAAGACGCGCATCCAGGAGAAGCTGGACTGTGTCAATGTCGAGCAGATGGTCAAGAAGCACGTGGTCGAGTACGAGAAGCGCGGGTTCGACATGGAGCTCGATCTGAAGATTTGCTGA